The Falco naumanni isolate bFalNau1 chromosome 14, bFalNau1.pat, whole genome shotgun sequence genome includes a window with the following:
- the TSPAN6 gene encoding tetraspanin-6 has translation MASPSRRLQTKPVITCLKSVLLTYTFVFWVSGIVLLAVGVWGRVSLAVYFSLLDEKATNVPFVLVGAGTVVVLLGTFGCFATCRGSTWMLKLYAMLLSLIFLIVLVAAVVGFVFRHEIKTNFESNLNLALRDYNMTADRHSEAVDTIQRTLRCCGVQNYSDWERTEYFTQKGIPRSCCKSQDDCSEEDLKDPSKAKLKVFVDGCFFLVTSTMESKMSIVAGISFGIACFQLVGIILACCLSQYITNNQYEMV, from the exons ATGGCGTCCCCGTCGCGGCGGCTGCAGACGAAGCCGGTGATCACCTGCCTCAAGAGCGTCCTGCTCACCTACACCTTCGTCTTCTGG gtgTCGGGCATCGTGCTGCTGGCCGTGGGCGTGTGGGGCAGGGTGAGCCTGGCCGTCTACTTCTCCTTGCTGGACGAGAAGGCCACCAATGTCCCCTTCGTCCTGGTGGGCGCTGGCACTGTCGTTGTCCTCCTGGGCACCTTTGGCTGCTTCGCCACCTGCCGCGGCAGCACCTGGATGCTCAAGCTG TACGCCATGCTCCTGTCCCTCATCTTCCTCATCGTCCTGGTGGCTGCCGTCGTGGGGTTCGTCTTCAGGCACGAG ATTAAGACAAACTTCGAGAGTAACCTCAACCTGGCCCTGAGGGACTACAACATGACCGCGGATCGACACAGTGAGGCCGTCGACACCATCCAGAGGACC ctgcgCTGCTGCGGGGTGCAGAACTACTCGGACTGGGAAAGGACTGAGTACTTCACCCAGAAGGGTATCCCACGGAGCTGCTGCAAGAGCCAGGATGACTGCTCGGAGGAGGATCTGAAAGACCCAAGTAAAGCCAAGCTGAAAGTGTTTGTGGAT ggttgttttttcctggtaaCGTCAACGATGGAGTCAAAAATGAGCATTGTGGCTGGAATCTCCTTTGGCATTGCATGCTTCCAG TTGGTTGGCATCATTCTTGCCTGCTGCCTGTCCCAGTACATCACGAACAATCAGTACGAGATGGTGTAG
- the TNMD gene encoding tenomodulin, with the protein MGGTARESPEDCRFLDAEASKTRKKTCTRYQICGLLFSVLLISLILIFLGVKYLWNPTPRKVYDMEHTFFSHGQKKKIVMEIDPLARTETFRSGNGSEEILEIHDFKNGITGIFFVGLQKCFIKTQTKVLPETTEAKIPELEGEEITTTYFEQSVVWVPGEKPIQNKEFLKSSKIFDICRNVTIYWIHPTPIAAPELANLEGTEDDDPELLLDNQSWLDGESEHEAEKDVQPGPKRRARQLTEEDLPVNDYSENGLEFHPLWDERGYCCAQCRRANRYCRRVCEPLLGYYPYPYCYQGGRVICRIIMPCNWWIARMLGRV; encoded by the exons ATGGGAGGGACGGCTCGGGAGAGCCCGGAGGACTGCCGCTTTCTGGAC GCAGAAGCTTCCAAGACGCGAAAGAAGACCTGTACCAGATACCAGATCTGCGGGCTGCTCTTCAGTGTGCTGCTCATTTCTCTTATTCTGATATTTCTTGGTGTCAAATATCTTTGGAACCCAACACCCAGAAAA GTTTATGACATGGAACACACATTCTTCAGCCACGGCCAGAAGAAGAAGATTGTGATGGAGATCGACCCACTGGCCAGGACGGAGACCTTCAGGAGCGGGAACGGCAGTGAGGAAATCCTGGAGATCCATGACTTCAAAAAC GGAATAACTGGCATCTTCTTTGTGGGACTTCAAAAATGTTTCATCAAAACTCAGACGAAAGTCCTACCTGAGACGACAGAGGCCAAGATCCCTGAGCTTGAG ggagaagagatcacGACCACCTACTTTGAGCAGTCTGTGGTCTGGGTTCCTGGGGAAAAGCCCATTCAGAACAAGGAGTTTCTGAAGAGCTCCAAAATCTTTGACATCTGCAGAAACGTGACCATCTACTGGATCCACCCCACGCCTATAGCAG CTCCTGAGCTGGCCAACCTTGAAGGGACAGAAGACGATGACCCTGAGCTGCTTCTAGACAACCAGAGCTGGCTGGATGGGGAGAGCGAACACGAGGCAGAGAAGGATGTGCAGCCAGGACCCAAGCGTCGGGCACGGCAGCTGACCGAGGAGGATCTGCCTGTCAATGACTAC TCAGAGAACGGGCTGGAGTTCCACCCCTTGTGGGACGAGCGAGGCTactgctgtgcccagtgccGCCGTGCCAACCGCTACTGCCGGCGGGTCTGCGAGCCCCTCCTGGGCTACTACCCCTACCCCTACTGCTACCAGGGCGGGAGGGTCATCTGCCGGATCATCATGCCCTGCAACTGGTGGATTGCGCGGATGCTGGGCAGGGTGTAG